A stretch of the Kazachstania africana CBS 2517 chromosome 12, complete genome genome encodes the following:
- the GIM5 gene encoding Gim5p (similar to Saccharomyces cerevisiae GIM5 (YML094W); ancestral locus Anc_8.873): protein MSSQKIDLSQLNPEQLNAVKQQFDQELQHFSQSLQALVVAKNKFIECIADVKSISKPENNEQPLLIPASASLYISGTIKDNSKFMVDIGTGYYVEKNAEEAVAFYQKKVDKLNQESIQIQNIIKEKSQSSMAIENQIRQTAIKLHHDRATQASTQA from the exons ATGTCCTCACAGAAAA TTGATCTATCCCAATTGAATCCCGAACAACTTAATGCTGTCAAACAACAGTTTGATCAGGAATTGCAGCATTTTTCTCAGTCACTACAGGCTTTAGTAGTCGCCAAGAATAAGTTCATAGAATGCATAGCTGATGTCAAGTCTATATCCAAGCCAGAAAACAACGAACAACCACTTCTGATTCCTGCGTCTGCTTCATTGTACATTTCTGGTACAATCAAAGATAACTCCAAATTTATGGTAGATATAGGTACAGGCTATTACGTAGAGAAAAATGCAGAAGAAGCTGTTGCATTCTACCAGAAGAAGGTGGACAAGCTCAACCAGGAATCCATCCAGAtccaaaatattatcaaagagAAATCACAATCATCCATGGCAATCGAGAATCAAATAAGACAAACTGCCATCAAGCTGCACCATGACCGTGCAACCCAAGCTTCAACCCAGGCTTAG
- the KAFR0L02110 gene encoding putative asparagine synthase (similar to Saccharomyces cerevisiae YML096W; ancestral locus Anc_8.875), producing MCGILLHYNPNIVHEDRFLEFNEDECISVDESNGTSEIFNAIIPHIANRGPNYSSLRLSEKYHTAWFSSVLALRLPFTKQSLCVEDRYVLQFNGELYNKEIKQDQNDTQFIASLLSSSTDVIHTLTQLDGEFAYTIYDLRETKIYFGRDSIGKRSLCFKMDTTNGLYVASCTGNIEGFENCLGGVIYIFDLNERTISEHSKIIQRQYEVVDLIDENMETLDSMKEKLYTVLNESVSKRVTSIHPLHIESSPISVLFSGGLDCSVLVALICEQLRIFNPNTTVELLTVGFENPRIGMLPKDVPDRKLAISSSEVLKGLYPDIDIKLVYIDIPYEEYLKYRPTVINLMYPKQTEMDLSIAIAFFFASRGSGFIVDDVTRDEIPYQRKGIVLFSGLGADELYGGYHKFVNRSLEELSAELTGQINNIHDRNLNRDDKVIASNGVEVRYPFLDHNVVQFSTQEIPINYKVNKLILRKVASDILHLGGISTEPKRAIQFGSKSAKMTKDGNKHGTDLLK from the coding sequence ATGTGTGGTATTCTGTTGCATTATAATCCAAATATAGTCCATGAAGACAGGTTCCTCGAATTCAATGAAGACGAATGTATCTCAGTAGACGAAAGTAATGGAACgtctgaaatttttaatgcTATCATACCTCATATTGCTAACAGGGGACCTAATTATTCCTCGTTAAGGTTATCAGAAAAGTATCATACAGCCTGGTTTTCTTCTGTTCTGGCATTAAGATTACCTTTCACAAAGCAAAGTTTATGTGTTGAAGACAGATACGTGCTGCAATTTAATGGTGAACTTTACAATAAGGAAATCAAGCAGGATCAAAATGATACGCAGTTCATAGCATCTCTTTTGAGTTCGAGCACTGATGTTATTCATACTTTAACTCAGTTAGATGGTGAGTTTGCTTATACTATATACGATCTTAGAGAAACTAAAATATACTTTGGCAGAGATTCCATCGGGAAAAGGAGCTTATGTTTTAAAATGGATACCACTAATGGACTTTATGTGGCAAGCTGTACGGGAAATATTGAGGGTTTCGAAAACTGTCTTGGTGgtgttatatatatattcgaTCTTAATGAAAGAACAATCTCTGAGCATTCAAAAATCATACAAAGACAATACGAAGTAGTCGACTTAATTGATGAGAATATGGAAACTTTAGACAGCatgaaagaaaaacttTATACGGTACTAAATGAATCCGTTTCTAAGAGAGTGACGTCTATTCACCCATTACATATTGAGAGCTCTCCCATCTCGGTACTCTTTTCTGGTGGGTTGGATTGTTCAGTTCTCGTTGCACTAATTTGTGAACAGCTTAGAATATTTAATCCCAATACTACGGTAGAACTTCTAACTGTAGGATTTGAAAACCCAAGGATAGGAATGCTACCTAAGGATGTGCCTGACAGAAAGCTGGCGATATCAAGTAGTGAGGTTTTGAAGGGTTTATATCCGGACATCGATATCAAACTAGTATACATCGATATTCCCTATGAAGAATACTTGAAATATAGACCAACagtgataaatttgatgtaCCCCAAACAAACAGAAATGGATTTATCGATTGCCATTGCCTTCTTCTTTGCCTCAAGAGGGTCCGGATTTATTGTTGATGATGTTACACGTGACGAAATACCATACCAAAGGAAAGGTATTGTACTGTTTAGTGGTTTAGGTGCGGATGAATTGTACGGTGGGTATCATAAATTTGTGAATCGGTCTTTAGAAGAGTTATCTGCCGAACTCACTGGTCAGATTAACAATATTCATGACAGAAATCTGAATCGTGATGATAAAGTGATCGCTTCCAATGGTGTTGAAGTCAGATATCCATTTTTGGATCACAATGTTGTTCAATTTTCGACACAAGAGATACCGATAAACTATAAagttaataaattaatCTTAAGAAAAGTGGCATCAGACATATTACATCTTGGAGGGATTAGTACTGAACCAAAACGAGCCATTCAATTTGGTTCCAAGAGTGCCAAAATGACAAAAGATGGGAACAAACATGGGACCGATCTCCTAAAATAG
- the KAFR0L02120 gene encoding endoplasmic reticulum oxidoreductin family protein (similar to Saccharomyces cerevisiae ERO1 (YML130C); ancestral locus Anc_8.877): MLSSIVFYLVWTLPFVTGKLFGICPKEEIACLSKVTIGQIDYINERIREDLLSLVNTNFFKYFKIDMNKKCEFFDNKKESLCFSRSCTLNVVEDWGSLPEFWQPEVLGGFEKSSTEDVDTHSDECAFLDELCFREQNLYEVNDINYCDINDIMDNKNSVLIDLTQNPERFTGYGGNQSLQIWSSIYKENCFECNETEGCIAKEIFFKLISGFHSSITTHVCNYHLNTVSGNWEPNIFLFISSFLIFPDRIRNVYFNYALVSKAIMKIAPYMEHIEFCEDMDPSGDVKLKIEKIVSQLENDDIFNEEIVFQNKLTSELKTDFRNRFKNVTKIIDCIQCEKCKLWAKVQTTGYATSLKLLFELDQLSDSEKQNLVNKLTKYELIALFNTFNRLSSAIEAINKFGLMYEEEKTKSRRLLYGQELLGDISGSWKFLENFCFSLFS; this comes from the coding sequence ATGTTGAGCTCAATTGTCTTCTATTTAGTTTGGACCTTGCCATTTGTTACAGGCAAATTATTTGGGATCTGCccaaaggaagaaattgcaTGCCTTTCAAAGGTCACGATAGGCCAGATAGATTATATCAATGAGCGTATTAGAGAGGACTTGCTTTCCTTAGTGAACACTAATTTCTTTAAGTACTTCAAAATCGATATGAACAAAAAATGTGAGTTCTTTGACAATAAAAAGGAATCATTATGCTTCAGTAGGTCGTGTACGCTCAATGTAGTAGAAGATTGGGGTAGTTTGCCTGAATTTTGGCAACCTGAAGTTCTTGgtggatttgaaaaatcatctACAGAAGATGTGGATACACATTCGGATGAGTGTGCCTTCTTAGATGAGCTTTGTTTCAGAGAACAGAATTTATATGAAGTTAATGATATCAATTATTGTGATATCAATGATATAATGGATAATAAGAATTCGGTCCTGATTGATCTCACACAAAACCCAGAAAGATTCACCGGGTATGGTGGTAATCAATCTTTACAAATTTGGTCAAGTATCTATAAGGAAAATTGCTTTGAATGCAATGAAACAGAAGGCTGTATCGcgaaagaaatatttttcaagcTAATTTCTGGCTTCCATTCCTCAATAACGACGCATGTTTGTAATTACCATTTGAATACAGTTAGTGGAAACTGGGAACCAaacatctttcttttcatttccaGTTTTCTAATATTTCCCGACAGGATTAGGAATGTGTATTTCAACTATGCGTTAGTGTCAAAGGCCATAATGAAAATTGCACCATACATGGAGCATATAGAATTTTGTGAGGACATGGACCCCAGTGGGGATGTCAAActtaaaattgaaaaaattgtatcacaattagaaaatgatgatatctttaacgaagaaattgttttcCAGAATAAGCTAACGTCAGAACTGAAAACTGATTTTAGAAACCGGTTCAAAAACGTAACGAAAATAATTGACTGCATCCAGTGTGAAAAGTGTAAGTTATGGGCTAAAGTTCAAACAACAGGCTATGCAACAAGTCTAAAACTTTTGTTTGAACTAGACCAATTGAGTGACAGTGAAAAACAAAATCTGGTTAACAAATTAACAAAATATGAGTTGATTGCTTTATTTAATACTTTCAATAGATTATCAAGTGCAATTGAGGCCATCAACAAATTTGGGTTGATgtatgaagaagagaaaacCAAGTCGAGAAGACTGTTATACGGACAAGAACTCCTAGGAGATATTTCAGGAAGTTGGAAATTccttgaaaatttttgttttagTTTGTTTTCCTAG